In the genome of Bremerella sp. P1, the window GCCGAGTGTATTTGTCGATAGAATTCAAATAGAACAAGTCTTGATCAACTTAATTACCAATGCGATCGATGCGATTGACGACAACAATGCCGAACGCATTATTGAAATTAAGGCAAGCCTTGTGGAAACGAAACAAGAGCCGATGGTTCAGGTTTCGGTACGCGACTACGGTGTAGGACTCCCTCCTGGCTTTGACGTGTTCGAGGCTTTCCAATCGACCAAGGAAAAGGGAATGGGAATGGGCCTATCCATTAGCCGCACAATTGTCGAGTCGCATGGGGGCAAGATTTGGGTTGAATCCGGCTCTGCGCGCGGTACGATCTTTTTCTTCACGCTTCCAACTTCCCTACAACAGGTAACTGGCTATGCCGACGAATCCGACCGTGTTTGTCATTGACGATGACCCAGCGGCACGTGAATCGATTGGGATGCTCATTCGTTCCCTCGGCCTTCAAGTCGAAACGTATGCATCCGCTGAACAATATCTGCAATCGTTCGATGCCAGCCGTCCCGGTTGCGTCGTAACCGATATGCGAATGTTGGGGCTCAGTGGATTAGAGCTGCAAGAACAATTGGTCGAGATGGGGGAACGTATTCCGGTTATCCTCATTTCGGCGCATGCCAATATGCAAATTGCTGTAAAAGCAATGCGTAACGGTGCGATTACGTTCCTGGAAAAGCCTTGCCAGCAGCAGGAAATCATCGACGCAGTCAATGAAGCAATTGCCTTGGATGCCCGTTGGCGACAGGAATCGAAGGAATCGGCCGAAGCGAAAGAGAACTATGAAAAGCTGAACGCCGGCGAACGCGATGTGATGAAGCTAATGATGATCGGCAAAGCCAACAAGGTGATCGCCAATCGTCTGGACGTAAGCCTCCGAACGGTCGAGGCGCGTCGACACAACGTCTTCAAGAAGATGAACGTCGACAACATTCCTGATCTAACGCGGCTGGCGATGAAGATTGACGAGCTTCGCGCCGAGATCGAGATGAACACCGATGCAGGTGACGAAACGGAAGAAGAATAATCGTTGTTCTGAATTCCTGCTTCAGCCTTTTGGCTGCCCAAGTATCAGTGCTCCGACGCTCAGCGTGACGATGATTGGCAGGAGAGTCATCGGATACAGCGGGGGTTTCGGCTCCTGATAGAGATAGTCTTTTTCTACGAGCCAACTCTCGGCTCGTAGCCATCCCTGGTCAGTTCGCCGCCAGACGACCGTGACTTCCCTCTGGGAAGCGGGGCCAGGAGTTGGCAATACCATGGACGTTGCAATCCAGATTGCTCCGAGCACCAGAAAAGTCCAGAGAAGTATGCGAATCACGGGAAGTTCGTTTCTGCAAAATCATGAAAAGCGAGAAGTCGTCCTTTTCATGTTTTGCAGGGAATGTGCCACCACCGCCTGAATCGCTTCTGGTTTGCCCTAATTCCTTTTCTAGAAGGTGTTTGCGGCAGTTGTAGGGCATCCTAGGGCGATCATTTTGTGGCGTTCTTGCCTCATGGATTCATGCCCAGATGTTGCTTTATGGAAACGCGATGCGTCCGCGCTACGGGCGGATTTCCGTGAAAGCTTAATCTTCGGGATTCGAAAGTTGCCCCAAGGTGTGGTGTGACCTATTTATTTCACGTGCGGTCTGCGTTCAAAACAGAGCGACCGGGGGAACTTTTCGCTTCCAGAATTGACGGGATGAGAATCAAGATGACTCAAAATACTTCTCTGAAAGACCTGCTGGCCGGAGCCCAATTGCCAGCTTTGCCGCAAAGTGCCATTCGTTTGTTGGAACTCGCTCAAGATCCCGAAAACGGCCCTGCCGAATTTGCGGTACCGATCGAGGCAGATCCTGGGCTCACCGGACAGGTATTGCGATTCGTAAACTCGTCCTATTTCGGTTTCTCACGAGAAATTTCCAACGTCAAACTTGCTATTACGCTCGTTGGAATCCGCACGATTAAGAATTTTGCACTTTGGAGTGCCGTCTTTAGCCTGATGCCCAACCCGAAGAGTGGGCCATTTGATCTTAAGAGCTTGTGGCAAGATTCTCTCCGCCGCGGTTTGTTTGCCCGAGCTGTTGGCAAGCATTTGGGTTTGAAAGATGCGGAAGATCTGTTCGCCGCCGCCCTGCTCCAAGACATGGCCGTGCCGCTGCTGGCGAAAGAACTCGGCGACAAGTACCGCACACTGATTGAAGGCCGAAGCGAAGGCCAGGCACGTATTTCTGATCTGGAACGAGAAACCTTCGGTTGGACGCATGCCGAAGCAGGTGGTGTGATCGCA includes:
- a CDS encoding HDOD domain-containing protein, which codes for MTQNTSLKDLLAGAQLPALPQSAIRLLELAQDPENGPAEFAVPIEADPGLTGQVLRFVNSSYFGFSREISNVKLAITLVGIRTIKNFALWSAVFSLMPNPKSGPFDLKSLWQDSLRRGLFARAVGKHLGLKDAEDLFAAALLQDMAVPLLAKELGDKYRTLIEGRSEGQARISDLERETFGWTHAEAGGVIARGWSLPEAFAELIESHLDLEDYLASPEKDPGRVAVALSALLPATADESWKELERFQSAYEKVMKGGPTIAETMEKVDADYEEFAPVLKLANPSVTLVELYNQSLQKAAT
- a CDS encoding response regulator transcription factor encodes the protein MPTNPTVFVIDDDPAARESIGMLIRSLGLQVETYASAEQYLQSFDASRPGCVVTDMRMLGLSGLELQEQLVEMGERIPVILISAHANMQIAVKAMRNGAITFLEKPCQQQEIIDAVNEAIALDARWRQESKESAEAKENYEKLNAGERDVMKLMMIGKANKVIANRLDVSLRTVEARRHNVFKKMNVDNIPDLTRLAMKIDELRAEIEMNTDAGDETEEE